A genome region from Salvia splendens isolate huo1 chromosome 19, SspV2, whole genome shotgun sequence includes the following:
- the LOC121778157 gene encoding glycine-rich RNA-binding protein RZ1A-like isoform X3 yields MHHKVVLDKVSGRSRGFGFVSFEEERAMEEAIKAMNGMDLDGRDITVDKAQPNQGGRDRDGYRDQDRDRGRDRDRGRNRDSGGGRGSGGDCFKCGKPGHFARECPSGEGARGGGGRYGGRDDKYGGGSRYGPDRNGDKYSGRSRDSGRDSGRDSGRDSGRDSGRDSGRDRGGSGSDKYSRDRSGPYERPASGSFRS; encoded by the exons ATGCATCATAAG GTTGTGCTTGACAAAGTTTCTGGTCGCTCTCGTGGTTTTGGGTTTGTTTCATTCGAAGAAGAGAGAGCTATGGAAGAAGCCATCAAAGcaatgaatggaatggatttgGATGGGCGGGACATTACTGTTGATAAAGCTCAACCCAACCAGGGAGGTAGAGACAGGGATGGATACAGAGACCAGGATCGTGACAGGGGGCGTGATCGTGATAGGGGTAGGAATCGTGACAGTGGGGGAGGGCGTGGATCAGGTGGAGACTGTTTCAAATGTGGAAAGCCGGGCCATTTTGCTCGAGAATGCCCTTCTGGTGAAGGGGCTAGAGGAGGGGGTGGTAGATATGGTGGAAGGGATGATAAGTATGGAGGTGGAAGTCGCTATGGCCCTGACCGTAATGGCGATAAGTATAGTGGGCGTAGCAGAGACTCTGGTCGCGACTCTGGGCGAGACTCTGGTCGGGACTCTGGTCGGGACTCTGGGCGAGACTCTGGCAGAGATCGTGGCGGATCAGGAAGTGACAAATATAGTCGTGATCGATCTGGACCTTATGAGCGTCCTGCATCAGGCAGCTTTCGCTCATGA
- the LOC121778157 gene encoding glycine-rich RNA-binding protein RZ1A-like isoform X2 — MVLFQVVLDKVSGRSRGFGFVSFEEERAMEEAIKAMNGMDLDGRDITVDKAQPNQGGRDRDGYRDQDRDRGRDRDRGRNRDSGGGRGSGGDCFKCGKPGHFARECPSGEGARGGGGRYGGRDDKYGGGSRYGPDRNGDKYSGRSRDSGRDSGRDSGRDSGRDSGRDSGRDRGGSGSDKYSRDRSGPYERPASGSFRS, encoded by the coding sequence ATGGTTCTTTTCCAGGTTGTGCTTGACAAAGTTTCTGGTCGCTCTCGTGGTTTTGGGTTTGTTTCATTCGAAGAAGAGAGAGCTATGGAAGAAGCCATCAAAGcaatgaatggaatggatttgGATGGGCGGGACATTACTGTTGATAAAGCTCAACCCAACCAGGGAGGTAGAGACAGGGATGGATACAGAGACCAGGATCGTGACAGGGGGCGTGATCGTGATAGGGGTAGGAATCGTGACAGTGGGGGAGGGCGTGGATCAGGTGGAGACTGTTTCAAATGTGGAAAGCCGGGCCATTTTGCTCGAGAATGCCCTTCTGGTGAAGGGGCTAGAGGAGGGGGTGGTAGATATGGTGGAAGGGATGATAAGTATGGAGGTGGAAGTCGCTATGGCCCTGACCGTAATGGCGATAAGTATAGTGGGCGTAGCAGAGACTCTGGTCGCGACTCTGGGCGAGACTCTGGTCGGGACTCTGGTCGGGACTCTGGGCGAGACTCTGGCAGAGATCGTGGCGGATCAGGAAGTGACAAATATAGTCGTGATCGATCTGGACCTTATGAGCGTCCTGCATCAGGCAGCTTTCGCTCATGA
- the LOC121778157 gene encoding glycine-rich RNA-binding protein RZ1A-like isoform X1 translates to MGDQDEFRCFIGNLAWSTSDRGLKQAFEKFGHLVEAKVVLDKVSGRSRGFGFVSFEEERAMEEAIKAMNGMDLDGRDITVDKAQPNQGGRDRDGYRDQDRDRGRDRDRGRNRDSGGGRGSGGDCFKCGKPGHFARECPSGEGARGGGGRYGGRDDKYGGGSRYGPDRNGDKYSGRSRDSGRDSGRDSGRDSGRDSGRDSGRDRGGSGSDKYSRDRSGPYERPASGSFRS, encoded by the exons ATGGGGGATCAGGATGAATTTCGCTGCTTTATTGGTAATTTAGCATGGTCAACTTCAGATAGGGGATTGAAGCAGGCATTTGAGAAGTTTGGTCATCTTGTGGAGGCGAAG GTTGTGCTTGACAAAGTTTCTGGTCGCTCTCGTGGTTTTGGGTTTGTTTCATTCGAAGAAGAGAGAGCTATGGAAGAAGCCATCAAAGcaatgaatggaatggatttgGATGGGCGGGACATTACTGTTGATAAAGCTCAACCCAACCAGGGAGGTAGAGACAGGGATGGATACAGAGACCAGGATCGTGACAGGGGGCGTGATCGTGATAGGGGTAGGAATCGTGACAGTGGGGGAGGGCGTGGATCAGGTGGAGACTGTTTCAAATGTGGAAAGCCGGGCCATTTTGCTCGAGAATGCCCTTCTGGTGAAGGGGCTAGAGGAGGGGGTGGTAGATATGGTGGAAGGGATGATAAGTATGGAGGTGGAAGTCGCTATGGCCCTGACCGTAATGGCGATAAGTATAGTGGGCGTAGCAGAGACTCTGGTCGCGACTCTGGGCGAGACTCTGGTCGGGACTCTGGTCGGGACTCTGGGCGAGACTCTGGCAGAGATCGTGGCGGATCAGGAAGTGACAAATATAGTCGTGATCGATCTGGACCTTATGAGCGTCCTGCATCAGGCAGCTTTCGCTCATGA
- the LOC121778851 gene encoding U-box domain-containing protein 28-like yields MAREKRREELHVTVPNLFRCPISMDVMKSPVSLCTGVTYDRSSIEKWLALGHKTCPATMQTLPSTLTTPNLTLRRLIHLWLSHTDPAQAPPPPCAVSRHEAAVIIKGEVDASSLQKLVDFMKASQGNLKFVAHSSSAIPRFVELFSESDEIRIRELIVEVFDLISSENAVRGRLNELILSSADCLSSFATVLRKGNTESKVKSAKILELIALNPESEKKIADKADLLLNLYNLTTSESDSSAVEAGLSALAAVATTRRARKDLIRLGIIRSVSRILSDGSAISKPDLVEKALALLESVATCREGRSAIAEDGECVAEIVRRLMKCSGTATEHGIAVVWSVCCLARDELAQERVAGENGVTKVLLVMQSECMGSTRQMCRELVKVLRAKSSNNNSNLAPYYETRTTHIAPY; encoded by the exons ATGGCGAGAGAAAAGAGGAGGGAGGAACTGCACGTCACTGTACCGAATCTCTTCCGCTGCCCGATTTCCATGGATGTGATGAAGTCTCCGGTGAGTCTCTGCACCGGCGTCACCTACGACCGGAGCTCCATCGAGAAATGGCTGGCGCTCGGCCACAAAACCTGCCCGGCGACCATGCAAACCCTTCCGTCCACGCTCACGACTCCGAATCTCACTCTCCGCCGCCTTATCCACCTCTGGCTCTCCCACACCGACCCCGCCcaggcgccgccgccgccgtgtGCCGTCTCCAGGCACGAAGCGGCGGTGATCATCAAAGGCGAGGTCGACGCCTCTTCCTTGCAGAAGCTCGTCGATTTCATGAAGGCGTCGCAGGGGAATCTGAAATTCGTCGCGCATTCCAGCTCCGCGATTCCGAGATTCGTCGAATTATTCTCGGAATCCGACGAGATTCGGATTCGCGAGCTGATTGTTGAGGTTTTCGATCTGATCTCGTCGGAGAACGCCGTGAGAGGGAGGCTGAACGAGCTCATTCTGAGCTCCGCCGATTGCCTATCCTCGTTCGCGACGGTTTTGCGTAAAGGAAACACCGAATCGAAGGTGAAATCAGCGAAGATTTTAGAGCTAATCGCGTTAAATCCAGAATCGGAGAAGAAAATCGCTGATAAAGCAGATCTACTTCTAAATCTATACAACCTAACCACATCAGAGAGCGATTCATCGGCGGTGGAAGCCGGATTATCAGCTCTGGCAGCGGTCGCAACCACCAGGAGGGCGAGGAAGGATCTGATCCGGTTGGGAATCATCCGAAGCGTCAGCCGAATCCTatctgatggatccgcga tatcCAAACCGGATCTGGTGGAGAAAGCGCTGGCGCTGCTGGAATCGGTGGCGACGTGCAGGGAGGGGAGGAGCGCGATCGCGGAGGACGGCGAGTGCGTGGCGGAGATCGTGAGGAGGCTGATGAAGTGTTCGGGTACGGCGACGGAGCACGGGATCGCGGTGGTGTGGAGCGTATGCTGCTTGGCGAGGGATGAATTGGCGCAGGAAAGGGTGGCGGGAGAGAATGGGGTGACGAAGGTACTACTTGTGATGCAGAGCGAGTGCATGGGAAGTACAAGGCAGATGTGCAGGGAATTGGTCAAAGTGTTGAGGGCGAAGAGCAGTAATAACAACTCCAATTTGGCACCTTATTACGAAACCAGGACCACTCACATTGCGCCTTATTGA